One genomic segment of Fusobacterium nucleatum includes these proteins:
- a CDS encoding L-serine ammonia-lyase, iron-sulfur-dependent, subunit alpha, producing MDTLKELFKIGAGPSSSHTIGPERATKRVKEKFPNADSYIVELWGSLAATGKGHYTDKIIIETFKPIPVEIIWKPEFVHELHTNGMKFIALDKDKKQIGEWIVFSVGGGTIRDYDELMDKSPKKEVYPLNSMKEIVKWCKDNKKQLWQYVEECEGPSIWQHLRYIDQAMTDAVKRGLEKTGDVPGPFKYPKRAREMYEKALSKRASLIFTNKVFAYALAVSEENASMGQVVTAPTCGASGVIPGVLRGMKEEYELVEKHILRGLAIAGLIGNLVKYNATISGAEGGCQAEVGTACSMAAAMATYFMGGNTDQIEYAAESAMEHHLGMTCDPVGGYVIIPCIERNAICAVRAINTATYCMSTDGKHTISFDEVIKTMKETGKDMCSAYKETSDGGLAKYYDRILVDSKE from the coding sequence ATGGATACATTAAAAGAATTATTTAAAATTGGTGCAGGACCTTCAAGTTCGCATACAATAGGACCTGAAAGGGCTACAAAAAGGGTAAAAGAAAAATTTCCTAATGCAGATAGTTATATAGTTGAGCTTTGGGGAAGTTTAGCTGCAACTGGAAAAGGACACTATACAGATAAAATAATTATAGAAACATTTAAACCAATTCCAGTTGAAATAATTTGGAAACCCGAATTTGTTCATGAATTACATACCAATGGAATGAAATTTATTGCTCTTGATAAAGATAAAAAACAAATTGGAGAATGGATAGTATTTTCTGTTGGCGGAGGAACTATAAGAGATTATGATGAACTTATGGATAAATCACCTAAAAAAGAAGTTTATCCTTTAAATTCTATGAAAGAAATTGTTAAATGGTGTAAAGATAATAAAAAACAACTATGGCAATATGTTGAAGAATGTGAAGGTCCTTCTATATGGCAACATTTAAGATACATAGATCAAGCTATGACTGATGCAGTAAAAAGAGGTTTAGAAAAAACTGGAGATGTTCCTGGACCTTTTAAGTATCCAAAAAGAGCTAGAGAAATGTATGAGAAGGCTTTATCTAAAAGAGCTTCATTAATTTTTACAAATAAAGTTTTTGCCTATGCCTTAGCAGTATCAGAAGAAAATGCAAGTATGGGACAAGTTGTAACTGCTCCAACTTGTGGTGCATCAGGAGTTATTCCTGGTGTATTAAGAGGAATGAAAGAAGAATACGAATTAGTTGAAAAGCATATTTTAAGAGGTTTGGCTATTGCTGGACTTATTGGAAATTTAGTTAAATACAATGCCACTATTTCAGGAGCTGAAGGAGGGTGCCAAGCAGAAGTTGGAACAGCATGCTCAATGGCAGCAGCTATGGCAACATATTTTATGGGGGGAAATACTGACCAGATAGAATATGCAGCTGAAAGTGCTATGGAACACCATTTAGGTATGACTTGTGACCCCGTTGGAGGTTATGTGATTATTCCTTGTATAGAGAGAAATGCTATCTGTGCTGTAAGAGCAATAAATACAGCAACTTATTGTATGTCTACTGATGGAAAACATACTATTAGTTTTGATGAAGTTATTAAGACTATGAAAGAAACTGGAAAAGATATGTGTTCTGCATATAAAGAAACTTCTGATGGTGGACTTGCAAAATACTATGATAGAATTTTGGTGGACAGTAAAGAATAA
- a CDS encoding Fic family protein, translating to MKGKLLMISLEKFNSGQKIKQAANYFAFIPNKINDIWKWESSDINFLLEKANLELGELNSYADLIPNVDVYIKMHIRTEANKSSRIEGTKTSIEEDMSDIEDISPEKRNDYIEVHNYINALNHGIYKITSGELPISSRLIKEIHSILLRGVRGENKYPGEYRISQNWIGGSMPSNAKHVPPPHFMLDELMSDLEKFMHNDNLKIPHLLKIAILHYQFETIHPFSDGNGRVGRLLIPLYLLDKEILKKPCFYISNFFEKNRIDYYDCLSRVREKNDILTWILFFLNGVISTTQDAKNKFHQVVQLVKEYENILNTSVKGSWENKNKILNAFYNEPILRVNQIIEKTNLSKATISNILKSFIENEILFEKKNDNNVEIKRNKQYILKKYLDIFSKGIKDT from the coding sequence TTGAAAGGAAAACTGCTTATGATATCACTTGAAAAATTTAATTCAGGACAAAAAATAAAACAAGCAGCAAATTATTTTGCTTTTATTCCAAATAAAATTAATGATATTTGGAAATGGGAAAGTTCAGATATAAATTTTCTTTTAGAAAAAGCAAATTTAGAGCTTGGTGAATTAAATTCATATGCAGATTTAATTCCTAATGTTGATGTATATATTAAAATGCATATAAGAACAGAAGCTAATAAATCAAGTAGAATAGAAGGTACTAAAACTTCTATTGAAGAAGATATGTCAGATATTGAAGATATTTCTCCTGAAAAAAGAAATGATTATATTGAAGTTCATAATTATATAAATGCTCTAAATCATGGAATATATAAAATAACTTCTGGAGAACTTCCGATTTCAAGTAGACTTATAAAAGAAATTCATTCAATATTACTTAGAGGAGTAAGAGGAGAAAATAAGTATCCAGGTGAGTATAGAATCAGTCAAAACTGGATAGGGGGTTCTATGCCATCTAATGCAAAGCATGTTCCACCACCTCATTTTATGTTAGATGAATTGATGTCTGATTTGGAAAAATTTATGCATAATGATAACTTAAAAATTCCACATTTACTAAAAATTGCAATTTTACATTATCAGTTTGAAACTATACATCCTTTTTCTGATGGAAATGGAAGAGTTGGAAGATTGTTAATACCATTGTATTTATTAGATAAAGAAATATTAAAAAAACCTTGCTTTTATATTTCTAATTTTTTTGAAAAAAATAGGATAGACTATTATGATTGTCTGAGCAGAGTAAGAGAAAAAAATGATATATTAACTTGGATTTTATTTTTTCTTAATGGTGTTATATCAACAACTCAAGATGCAAAAAATAAGTTCCATCAAGTTGTACAATTAGTTAAAGAATATGAAAATATATTAAACACATCAGTAAAAGGAAGTTGGGAAAATAAGAATAAAATATTAAATGCTTTCTATAATGAACCTATATTAAGAGTTAATCAAATTATTGAAAAAACTAATTTAAGTAAAGCTACCATTAGTAATATTTTAAAAAGTTTTATTGAAAATGAAATTTTATTTGAAAAGAAAAATGATAATAATGTTGAAATTAAAAGAAATAAACAATATATTTTAAAGAAATATTTAGATATTTTTTCAAAAGGAATAAAAGATACATAA
- a CDS encoding thioredoxin family protein gives MRGLEEIYLKGFGYDKYLGIASQDELEKLEELYKNIVISDEFVNKIKTINKKVSVLISVETWCPFARVFLTTLRKVNEINHIFDLSLITYGRGVSELAGYVKINEDDFVVPTAVFLDNNFSKLRVFNGFPEKYHKEDTLDTIDATRNYLKGKSVNDILEDILKIF, from the coding sequence ATGAGAGGATTAGAAGAAATATATTTAAAAGGATTTGGTTATGATAAATATTTAGGAATAGCAAGTCAAGATGAGCTAGAAAAATTAGAAGAACTATATAAAAATATTGTTATTTCTGATGAATTTGTAAATAAAATAAAAACAATAAATAAAAAAGTTTCTGTTTTAATTAGTGTCGAAACTTGGTGTCCTTTTGCAAGAGTATTTTTAACTACTTTAAGAAAAGTAAATGAAATAAATCATATCTTTGATTTATCTTTAATAACTTATGGTAGAGGTGTTTCTGAATTAGCAGGTTATGTAAAAATAAATGAAGATGATTTTGTTGTCCCAACAGCAGTATTTTTAGATAATAATTTTTCTAAATTAAGAGTATTTAATGGTTTTCCAGAAAAATATCATAAAGAAGACACTTTAGATACTATTGATGCAACTAGAAATTATTTAAAAGGTAAATCAGTAAATGATATACTTGAAGATATATTAAAGATTTTTTAA
- the ruvA gene encoding Holliday junction branch migration protein RuvA, protein MFEYLYGTVEYKKMDYIAIDINGVGYRVYFPLREYEKIEVGNKYKFYIYNHIKEDTYKLIGFLEEGDRKIFELLLKINGIGSSLALAVLSNFSYNKIIEIISKNDYTTLRQVPKLGEKKAQIIILDLKGKLKNLTYTEEETVSMDMLEDLVLALEGLGYNKKEIDKTLEKIDLSKFSSLEDAIKGILKNMRIGD, encoded by the coding sequence ATGTTTGAATATCTATATGGAACAGTTGAATATAAGAAAATGGATTATATAGCCATTGATATAAATGGTGTCGGTTATAGAGTATATTTTCCACTTAGAGAATATGAAAAAATAGAAGTAGGAAATAAATATAAATTTTATATATATAATCATATTAAAGAAGATACATATAAATTAATTGGTTTTTTAGAAGAGGGAGATAGAAAAATTTTTGAACTACTGCTAAAAATAAATGGAATAGGTTCATCTTTGGCATTAGCAGTTTTATCAAATTTTTCATATAATAAAATTATTGAAATTATTTCAAAAAATGATTATACTACTCTTAGGCAAGTTCCAAAATTAGGAGAAAAAAAGGCACAAATTATTATCTTAGACTTGAAAGGAAAATTAAAAAATCTTACTTATACAGAAGAAGAAACAGTTTCTATGGATATGTTAGAGGATTTAGTTTTAGCATTGGAAGGCTTAGGATACAATAAAAAAGAAATTGATAAAACTCTAGAAAAAATTGATTTGAGTAAATTTTCTTCTTTGGAAGATGCAATAAAAGGAATTTTAAAAAATATGAGAATAGGAGATTAG